Proteins from one bacterium genomic window:
- a CDS encoding family 16 glycoside hydrolase: MEENPGLIPLTGEWNSGVVTQNNITDIARTKIDGIYSDFIFETKIKAEQTTYPTDCRYINFRVKDEQNQYVLQIFGTHLNLYRVVNGNWTCLAEVSRTLPLNTWADYKVVANGSQIKVYENDRVIANVKDNSISSGEIILQTYKTQASFDETKVTTIKNNVLSDDELSEIPEGTLLEAKYPNGTVLEDINGNMYMMSQGIRRLIPDETTFDTLGVIKEIPTDPLEFEKINEGKRVYDLIPISGQWSLKDGVYQQENMTALISIAKLKETYSDFILKTRIKATQTTYATDCRYINFRVKDEQNQYVLQIFGTHLNLYRVVNGNWTCLAEVSRTLPLGTWAEYKIVANGDQIQVY; encoded by the coding sequence GAACTAAAATAGATGGTATATATTCAGACTTTATCTTTGAGACAAAGATAAAAGCTGAGCAAACAACATATCCCACTGATTGTCGCTACATTAATTTTAGGGTCAAAGATGAACAGAATCAATATGTATTACAGATATTTGGCACGCATCTTAATTTATATAGAGTAGTAAATGGGAATTGGACCTGTCTTGCTGAAGTATCAAGGACATTACCTCTTAATACCTGGGCAGATTATAAAGTAGTGGCTAATGGAAGTCAGATCAAGGTGTATGAGAATGATAGAGTAATCGCAAATGTTAAGGATAACTCAATTTCTTCAGGTGAGATAATTTTACAGACATACAAGACACAAGCATCATTTGATGAGACAAAAGTTACTACTATTAAAAATAATGTTCTTTCGGATGATGAACTTTCTGAGATTCCAGAAGGTACTCTGTTAGAAGCAAAATATCCTAATGGAACGGTATTGGAAGATATAAATGGAAATATGTATATGATGAGTCAGGGGATAAGGAGGTTAATTCCGGATGAGACTACTTTTGATACATTGGGTGTTATAAAAGAAATTCCAACAGACCCTTTAGAGTTTGAAAAAATAAATGAAGGCAAAAGAGTGTATGATTTAATTCCAATAAGTGGACAGTGGAGTTTGAAGGATGGAGTCTATCAGCAAGAGAATATGACGGCTCTTATTTCTATAGCCAAATTAAAAGAAACTTACTCAGATTTCATTCTTAAAACAAGGATAAAGGCAACTCAGACAACCTATGCGACTGATTGTCGCTACATTAATTTTAGGGTCAAAGATGAACAGAATCAATATGTATTACAGATATTTGGCACGCATCTTAATTTATATAGAGTAGTAAATGGGAATTGGACCTGTCTTGCTGAAGTATCAAGGACATTACCTCTGGGGACATGGGCTGAGTATAAAATAGTAGCTAATGGGGACCAAATTCAGGTATATGA